A window of Castanea sativa cultivar Marrone di Chiusa Pesio chromosome 1, ASM4071231v1 contains these coding sequences:
- the LOC142622261 gene encoding uncharacterized protein LOC142622261 — translation MGNCIFGGLGDVDGGVIKVVTSNGGIMEFYAPITVGSITNEFPSHGIFRSHDLFWKPLSHHEELVAGQSYYLLPLNATTDTQQQGQIVRQGHIRSNSIPASLVAPYRMSFDYQGALKRSYTEVFSRYNHGRFWKVKLVISPEQLLEILSQEARTQELIESVRTVAKCGSAVPSAEFSDQWSLSSSRNASSKKDGLLDF, via the coding sequence ATGGGAAACTGTATCTTTGGAGGCTTGGGAGATGTTGATGGTGGTGTAATCAAAGTGGTCACTTCCAATGGAGGCATCATGGAGTTTTATGCACCAATTACTGTAGGTTCCATCACCAATGAGTTTCCAAGCCATGGCATATTTAGAAGTCATGATCTTTTCTGGAAACCACTCTCTCACCATGAAGAACTTGTGGCAGGACAGTCATACTATCTACTCCCACTCAATGCAACAACAGACACACAACAACAAGGCCAGATTGTTCGACAAGGTCATATTCGATCTAATAGTATACCAGCATCGTTGGTTGCACCATATAGGATGTCATTTGATTACCAAGGTGCGCTAAAGAGGTCATACACTGAAGTCTTCTCTAGGTACAATCATGGTAGGTTTTGGAAAGTGAAGCTTGTGATAAGCCCTGAGCAATTGTTAGAGATATTGTCACAAGAGGCTCGTACCCAAGAGTTGATAGAGAGTGTGAGGACCGTGGCAAAGTGTGGTAGTGCAGTGCCTTCTGCGGAGTTTTCAGATCAATGGAGCCTCTCAAGCAGTCGAAATGCTTCCTCTAAGAAAGATGGTTTATTAGACTTCTAG